GGGCCTTGATCTGCTCGGAAACGGCGCGGCGCATCGCTGCGGCGCTTTCCTTGGCCTCTTCCGGCAGGTCGAACGCGCCACGCTTCAGTTCGGCACGGGTCGCATCCAGCTCGCGGCGGATATCGTGGCTGGAGCGGCGGATTTCGTCCGTCGCGCCGGCAAAACGGCTGACAGCTTCCTCAACTGCCTGACGCAGCGTTTCCTTGAGGTTGGCGGCGGCGGCATTGGATTTCTCCGAGGCACTGCCGAGCAGGTTGTCGACTTCCGAAAGCGAGGATTCGACACCGCCACGCAGGCGGTTGACCAGCTCGTCGGAATATTTCTGCGCGTCGGAAAGCGTGCTCTCGATCGAACGGCTGGCATCCTGACCAGCGGCGAGCAGGGCGCCCCGCATGGTCTGTGCTGCCGAGCGGGCGCGCTGTTCCGTCTCGTCGAGCGAACGGCCGATATCGGAGAAGGATGCCTGCAGATTGTCACGCAGGTTGCCGGCGACGTTCTGCGAACGCTCCTCTGCCTCGTTGAGCGTGGTTTCCACCACGCTGACGACGCCGCGCATGGCGGTTTCGATCTCCTCGGAACGCTTGACTAGTCCGACAGACAGGCTGCGAAGTGCATCCTGACGCTCTTCCAGCGTACCGACAAGGCTCGACTGCGCGGCATTGAGCAGTTCGGACGCCTGGCTCAGAACCTTCGAATGTTCCTCGAAACGTCCGACGATGCCGGCAACCTGCGCCAGTGTCTGGCCGGAAATATTCGACAGACGATCGATCTTTCCTTCCAGCAGACGGCTGGAGCTGGACACCATGTCGGCGGCCTGCGAGGCGGATTCGGAGAAGCGGGTGGCCGATGCGTTCAACGCTTCGTCGGCCGTGCCGAATTCCTGCGCGGCGCGCTCAACCGCAGAGTTGAAGTTGTTTGCCGACTTTTCGACGATTTCGGCCATGCTGTTATGGGTCTGCGACAGCATATCAGTGCTCTGGCGCGTGGCGGCGACAAGCTTGTTTGCCACATCGCTGCCTGTACGGGTGTATTTGTCGATACCTTCTTCGACGGCGTCGGCCATGGCGGTATGCGTCTGCGACAGCATGTCCGTGCTCTGGCGGGTTGCCGCGACAAGCTTGCTTGCTGCCTCGCTTCCGGCATTGGCATAATCGCTGATCGCCTGTTCAACCATGCCGACCATGCCGCTGTTGCTCTGCGACAGAAGTTCGGCGCTCTGCTGGGCGGCGGAGACGATCTTTTCGGCGGCTTCGCGACCGATGGTGGCGTATTCGTCGACGACAGGCTTTGCCTTCTCTTCGATCAGGCGCGACAGTTCAGCAGAACGGCTGGCCAGCATCGAGTTGAGTTCGCGAGTGCGGTTGTCCAGCGCCGAGCGGATGGATTCGCCGCGCGCATCGAGAGCGGATTCAACACCGGTCAGGGTCTCGGAAATGACGCCCACCTGCGAGCGCACGACCGCTTCGGCCTCGGCAACCTTGTTGACGATGATGTTGCCCGCCTCGGAGAAGGTCTGGGCGACGGCTGCCGCCTGGCCGGACAGGCGCGTCTGTGCATCCGAGATGCGATTGACGATCTCGCCAGAACGTTCTTCGATCGCCTTGGTGAAGGCGTCGTTCTGCGCCTGTACCTGTTCGGCGAATTCCGAGCCGGTTTTCGCAAGCAGGGCAGTGGAACGAACGGCTTCTTCGTCGATACTCTGGGTGGCGGAAATGACTGCGCCACGCAGGCCGACCGCGAGCTCGCTCGCCTTGCCTTCGATGGTGCGGTTGACGTTTTCGAGGCCGATCGTCAGCGCGCGGTCCATGGTGCCGAGGCGTTCATCGATGCGGGCCGAACCGGCATCGAAGGTTTCCGCCAGACGGCTGGTGCGGCTTTCGAACGTGTCGGCAACCCGTATCGTCTGCTCGTCCAGAATGCCGGTGATACGTTGAGCCGCATCGTCGCTGGTGCGGGCGAAGGCGGCTGTCTTGTCTTCCAGCGCGTCGGCAAAGCGACGTCCGGCATCCTCGATAGAGGTGTTGACGTTGCCGAGATCGCTCGACACACGCTCCTGCAGCGCACCGAGCGAAGTCTCGATGCGGGTGCCGGTCTCGTCGAGCCTGCCCGTGACGCTTCCGATCGAGGTTTCGATCCGCGAGGAGAGAGCATCGGTCGCACCGCCAATTTCGCGGGCGGCCTCACCAATCTTGACGGCAATATCGCCGGCGCTGTTGCGAAGACGCTGTTCCAGCGTGGCTGCACTGCCGTCTATGGCCTTCTGCAACGTCTCCTGCTGGGTTTCAAGCGAGAGTTCGAGCATGCTGGCGCTGGATGCAACGGTGGTGCCGATCATCATCGCCTGCTCGGAGAGCATGTCGCCCATCTGGGTCGTGGCTGAGCTCAACGTCGCGGCGATATCCGCCTGGCGCTGCTCGAGCGCGGTACGGATGTCTTCATGCGATTGCGAGAGGTTGTTTTCGAGGCGGGAGACGCCTTCTTCCACCGTCTGCGCAAAACGGCTGCTGCCGTCTTCCACGACGCTTTCGATGCGGCTGGCCGCGCCGAAGACGCTCTGCTCGATCAGGCCGCTATTGCGCTCAAGCGAGCCGGCAATGCGTTCGGCCTGCGAACCGAGCATGGTCTCCAGCCGCTCGTGGCCGCTGGCGAGTGCGTTTTCAAGCGTGAAAGCCGTCGATTCCAGTCGCTGGCCGACGCCTGCGGCCGCGAGCGACAGTGATGCGGTTCTGGCATCCATCGCCTCGGAGATACGCTCCTCAACGCCAGAAATCGTCATGTCGAGCGCCATGGTGCGGCTGTCGAGAGCGTCCGCGATGCGTTCTTCCGCACTGGAGACAATGCCGGAAAGGGTGGCAGTGCGGCTGTCCAGGGCATCGGCAATACGATCTTCGACCCCGGAAACCGCCGAGTGAAGCGCAGCAGTGCGTCCGTCGAGGATGTCGGCGATCTTTTCCTCGACACCGGAGAAGCTCAGGTCGAGCGCCATGGTGCGGCTGTCGAACACGTCAGTGATCCGCTCTTCCGCGCCGGATACGACGTTTTTGAGCGAAGCCGTGCGGCTGTCGAGTGCGCTGGCAATGCGGGTCTCGGCACCGGCCACCAATTCGCCAAGAACGGCGGTGCGGGTATCGAGCGCTTCGGTAATTTTTTCCTCGGCGCCGGAAAACGCCATGTCAAATGCCATGGTGCGGCTGTCGAGTGCATCTGCAATGCGTTCTTCAACGCCGGAGACGACGGCGTTAAGCGCCGCCGTGCGGCCATCAAGCGTTTCTGCGATACGGCTCTCGGCACCGGCCACCAATTCGCCAAGGACGGCGGTGCGGGTATCGAGTGCTTCGGTAATTTTTTCCTCGGCACCGGAAAACGCCATGTCGAGTGCCATGGTGCGGCTGTCGAGTGCATCCGCAATGCGTTCTTCAGCCCCCGAAACGACGGCGTTGAGTGCTGCGGTGCGACCATCAAGCGTTTCCGCGATACGGCTCTCGGCACCGGCAACCACGTCGCCGAAGGTGGACGTGCGGCTGTCGAGTGCGCCCGCAATCCTCTCTTCGGCACTTGCCACAATGCCGGACAGAGCGGAGGTGCGGTTGTCGAGCGTTTCCGACAGCCTCTCCTCGACATTGGCGAAGGTCATGTCGAGCGACAGCGTGCGGCTGTCCATCGTGTCGGCGATGCGTTCCTCGACGCCGGAAATGGCGCTGGAAAGAGCGGCCGTGCGGCCATCCAGCGTCTCGGCAATACGGTTTTCCGCACCGGATACGACGTCGTGCAGGGCAGCCGTGCGGCTTTCCAGCGTATCGGAAATGCGGTCCTCGATGCCGGAAACGGCGCCGGTGATGGCGGCGGCGCGGGTTTCGAGCGTTTCCGAAAGACGGCGCTCGACATCGGCAACGACGCTGTTGATTGCGGCTGCACGCTCCTCAAGCATCGCGGCTAGACGTTCCGCCGTGCCGGAGACCGAGCCGGTAATTGCCAGCGAACGGCTGGCAAGCGCCTCGTCGAAACGGTCCTGGCTTGCCGAAAGCGCGCCAAACAGGGCATTGCTGCGCTCCGCCAGCACGCCGTCGATCTTCTCGTGCGAATTGGCGAAGGCATCGGTGATTTCAGCGGTGCGCTGGCCGATTGCGTCGCTGAACGCGCGGGTACGGGTCTCAAGCGCGCTTTCGAGCATTTCCTGGCCGGTGCCCAGTGCGGTTGCAAGTGCAAGCGACTGGTCGGTCATGGTGTTGCCGATGCGCTCAAGTCCGCTGGTCAGCATGGTGTCGAGGGCTTCGGAGCCGCCAGCAACGGTTTCGTTGATCCGGGCGAGGCTCTCCATCAGCTTGCTGTCGAGGCTGCCGGCGCGCTGGTCGAAGGCACTGGCGAAATCCGCCACATGTTCGTCGAAGGCGGAGTTGACCTGGCCGACCGTCGCCTGCAGGCGTTCTTCGTAGAGGCCGGAGCGAAGATCGAGATCCATGATCGCGTCATCAGCCGTGCTTTGCAGGCTCTGGCGGAAGGACAGGCCTTTTTCTTCAAGCGTCGTGGACAGCTTGTCGAGCACGTTATCCAGCGAACCGCCGATGATCTGCTGGCCGCGATCGATATTGCGGTTGAGTTCGAGCGTGCGGGTGGAAAGGGTCTCGTTGAGCTGGCGGGTGCGTTCCTCGAGTGCGCTGTTGAGGCTTTCCGCGCCGCTGTCCAGCGTCGAGGCGTGGATCGCGAAGCGTTCCAGCAGCACTTCGCCGCGCTCGTCCAGCGTCGAGGTGAGGTTGTGCAGACGCATGTCGAATTCGCTCGATAGCGTTGCGCCCGAGGAATTCAGTGCCTGAAGCAGGTTTTCGGTCTTGGCGGCAATCAAGCTGCCCATCGCTTCGGTCGAGGCGCGCGATTTTTCCAGCAGCGCGGCCGAGCGTGTGTCGATCATCGAGGCGAAGGCCTCACCGGTCGTGGAAAGCCGCATCGAAAGCTCTTCGCCGACGATGGAAAGCTCTTCCTTGATCTGTTCCTGCGCGCCGACGATGGAGGAGCGGATGCGCTCCGCATGGTTGACGATGGCGTCACGCTCGGCGCTCAGTTCCTGCACGAGGCTGCGCACGCGCAGTTCATTGTCTGCATAGCTGCGCTCAAGCGCGTTGACTTCAGAATGGACGAGCGTTTCGAGTTCCGTCGCGCGGGCAATGGTGCGCTCGATGCCGTCGTTCATGGCCGAGACTTCTCGGCGAACCGCCTGGCCGACGGACATGATCCGGTCGGAGGCGACAGTTTCGGGTTCGGCAAGACGAAGGGCGACTTCTGCCATCGACCGGGCAGCGTTGCGCAGATCGCGGGCACGCGCCATCATGATCGCGAAGGCGAAGAACAGCATGATCGGAACGACGATGCCGACGACGATCGCCATCAGCCCAGGTATTGCGGCGAGATCGGCAACCGAGCCGATGTTCCAGAGTGCACTGCCGTAGATAAGATGCGCGATGCCGAGGCCGCCGAGCGCCCAGATCACCGACATGATCGTCGCGTTTCTGAGCGCGCCGCCGATGGAGCCGCCTTCGAGCGATTTCAGGATCATGGCCGGGCTGCGCTTGGAGCCGTCGTTGGCAGCTTCCAGATTGGGGGATCTGGGCGCCTGTTCGGCAGGCGCGCGCGCGGCCTCGGGAGCAGGGGTCTGTCTGCTTGCTTCCTTCAATCTGGCCTCCGGCTGCTTTGGCGCTGTCGTCTTCCGCGATTCCGGCTTGTCTTCGAAAGCACCAAGCTGCAGGGCGTCTTCCAACGCCTGAAATGCAGTCTCGTCGACAGAGTCGCTGATCTTGTTATTCGCCATGCGGTTACGCCTCGTTACACATACGCCCGGCTTCATGCCGTTTGACCATCTGCGACCCGCAAATGGACTGCCGCCATCATGCCAGCGGAACATTATCCCGTTAAAGAGAACAATTCCGCCATTACCAATCCCGAATTGCTGGTGGTCCAGCTTTCGGGCGAAATTACATCACTGTGCCGGAATAACAAAGCTTGAGCATAAGCCTCGTCGGAACGGCAGTACCGTAGTGACACATTTAGGTGTTCGAAACAATTAATGCGGGTTTGCCGCAGCAGCGAAGTGTCGGCTTTTTAACAGTTTTTAAACCTGAGTTTCACGCTGAACGCCTTGTTTCGCATAAGTTTAACATAAATTAACCATAGCAGAAGATTTTCGCCCGCGTCACGCCGTAATTTAAGCTGATAGCACCGGCTTCAATGCGTAAATACGACACAGATGTGACACGAAACAGGAAACGGCGAGACAAAGGAATTTCAGATATGGCAGCCGTCAGTATTGCTTTCGAAGCTCCGGATAATTTTGGTAGTGCGCCGGCCGCCGCGACAAGACCAATCGATTTCGAACATCTCGCCCGCCAGACGATGGGCGACAAGGAACTTGAAATCGAGGTGCTGCAACTCTTCAGCCGTAACGCCCGTGCTGCCTTGCATGAAATGGCCGGCGCTGACGACAAGACCGTCAAGGCAACTGCCCATCGTCTGAAGGGGGCCGCGCAGGCGGTTGGTGCCTCCACCGTTTCCACGGCGGCGGCGGCAGTGGAGGACAAGGGCAACGATAGCGCTGCTGTAGCCAGACTTGCGGCAGCGATTGTCGAAGCGGAAAATTTCATCCTCAAGCTCTGCCGCTAAGGCGAATCCAGTCTGTTTTACAGGGCCGGTTGCGCTTGGCGCCTGCGAGAAGCGGGTTGCCAAGGCGAACCGGCCTTTCTATGTGTTTGTTTAGAACAGTTCTTAGACACCATTTTGGATCTCCGGCATGACAAAACTGACCATTGTTGCCTTTGACGGCACGCCCCATGAACTCGACGTAAGCAACGGTTCCACCGTCATGGAGAATGCCGTGCGCAACTCCATACCCGGCATCGATGCGGAATGCGGCGGCGCCTGTGCCTGTGCGACCTGTCATGTCTATGTGGATGACGCATGGGCGGAACGTGTCGGCGGACCCGAGCCGATGGAAGAGGACATGCTGGACTTCGCCTTCGAAGTACGCCCGACCTCGCGTCTTTCCTGTCAGATCAAGATGAAGGACGAGCTTGACGGCCTTGTCGTTCACGTTCCCGAACGTCAGGGCTGACGGCAAGCCGCATTATACGCCACAGAAAAAGCCCCGCTCACCTGTTAGCGGGGAGCGGGGCGAGGCGGGTACGCAGCATGCAAGCGAGGGAGGAAACACCTGCGAGCCTCAAGTGCGCACCGGGAGAACCGGAGGTGGTTTCGAACGCCGGACCCCTGCGGATCACCACCGTTAAAAACCATGTGAACAAGCTACAATGAGTCTCGTCGACCGCACCATGACGAGAAGTCACGGGTGATATCGAACATGACGTAACGTCATGTTAGCGTTGCGTTTCGCGTCCAGGGGAGTATGGGCGGAAAGGCGCCTCAGCGCCGGTTCTGGCCCTGTTCGATCCGGTTCTTCAAAAGCCGGGTCATGCGCGCGTCGAAGTTTTTGGATTCCACGATATCGAACCTCAACTGATCCTTGTCGTGCTCGTCCATGACGGTCTGGGTGATCTTGCCGACCATTGCCTGTAGCGTTTCACAGTCTTTTTGCGGACGAAGCGCCGTCAGTTGCCTTTCGAGCGAGCGGGCATGGGTGCGGGCGATTTCCGCGTGCCGTTCCTCGTGGCGCTTGATATCTGCAAGCAACGTATCCCAGATGAAGGCCAGTTCCGCCGTGGTGCGGCGGCGGTTTTTCCATTGCGGCAGGAGAATACGGGTGTTCAGCAACACCTTGGTGCTTCCAACGCTGCACATGCCGTTTTTCTCGACATAGGTGAGTTCGCCGCCGAATTTGATCTCGGTGGCACCGGGATGGCGTGCGCCGGTGTTGCGCGTCAGCGGGCCATGCTTGGAAAGCTGCTTGTCGAGGTCAGCGGCGGTTTTACCGCTGATCGAAAAATAGGAATAGGTCTTGCTGACGATGGTTTCGGAAAAGGCCGATCCGGGCATGGAAAAGGCTAATGCGCCAGCGAAAACGGCGCAAAGAGCACGTGAAGATATGGTCATAACCCGGCCTTCCGGTTGAACTTGAAAAACGTTTGCTGCATAGGCGGAGCGGAACTTATAAGAATTGGCATAACACTCCGTTATTCCCGAAAGGCGCGTGTTACGTGATAACAGCCGGCAGCAATGTGTGGCAAGCGGCCCATGGTCGCTCCCTGAAACTTGATGGACGTGGCCGTATTATGGCCATCGTCAATGCGACGCCCGATTCCTTTTCGGATGGCGGCCGTTATCTTGCCGTTGATGCGGCTTTTTCCCATGCCCTGACCTGTGTCGAGGAGGGGGCGGATATCATCGATATCGGCGGCGAATCCACCCGCCCGGGCGCGGCCGAGGTGACCGAGGGTGAGGAACAGGATCGCGTGCTGCCGGTTATCGAACGGCTCCGTCGCGAGACTGATGTTCTGATTTCCGTCGACACCTACCGCGCATCCACGGCAAGGCTGGCGATCGAGGCGGGCGCCCATATTGTCAACGATGTTTTCGGCCTGCAGAAGGACGGGAACATGGCGGGTGTGGTTGCCGCCGCGCGCGCGGGCGTCTGCATCATGCATACCGGGCGCGACAGGCAGAAGCGCGCCGATGTTATCGAGGATCAGTTCGAATTCCTCAATCGTTCGCTTGAGATGGCGGAAGCTGCGGGAATTGCCCGTGACGCCATCGTGCTCGATCCAGGTTTCGGTTTTGCCAAGGACGAGCGTGAAAATGTCGAGCTGATGGCGCGCTTTGGCGAACTTGCCGCGTTTGACCTGCCTGTTCTGGCCGGGACGTCGCGCAAGCGGTTCATCGGGTCGCTGACGGGCAGGGATGCGGCCCACGAACGCGATATCGGAACAGCAGCGACGACAGTGATCCTCAGGCTGGCGGGTGCCGCGATTTTTCGCGTGCACAATGTCGCCGCAACACGCGATGCGCTGGCAATTGCCGACGCGGTTCTTGCCAAAGCGTCGGCAAGGCCCGATGCATAGATCAATAGATGCCGGAGTGCCGCATGCCTTAAAAGAGGCCGGCTATTCCGGTATAACCCCGCCATGGAGGCGATGCGATGAGCCGCTACACCATTATTCTGAAAAACTGTTCCTTTTTCGCCCGTCATGGCCTTCTCGAGCAGGAGGAGGTGCTGGGCCAGCGCTTTTTCGTCGATGCCGAGATGGAGGTTGAAGCGGGTAATGCGCTCGAAACCGACGATATCGAAAATACCGTCGATTATGGCGTCGCCTTCGCCGTTATCGAAAAGATCGTCGTCGGCCAGCGCCGTTACCTGATAGAGGCTCTCGCGAACGATATCGCCAAGGCCCTGCGCGCGCGTTATCCGCAGATTGTCTGGCTGCGTATCACGGTTCGCAAGCCCTCTGCGCCGGTTCCCGGCATTCTCGACTATGCGCAGGTGAGTGTTGAACACCGTGCCTGACAGGATGACAGTTGCCGCACTAGGCCTTGGCGGGAATATCGGTGACCCTGCCGCTGCAATGGCCAGAGCCTTGCGCGAACTGGATGCGCACGGCGATTGCCGGGTGCTGTCTGTCTCCGGGCTTTATCGCACGCCGCCCTGGGGTAAGACGGACCAGGCGGATTTTTTCAATTGCTGTGCGCTGGTCGAAACCTCGCTTTCAGCACCCGCGCTGCTGCAATTGTGCCTCGATATCGAAAAGGGCATGAAACGGGTCAGAACGGAGCGCTGGGGGCCACGCACCATCGATATCGACGTGCTGACCTATGGTAATGATGTTGTCGTTACGGAAAGCATTGAAGTGCCGCATCCGCGCATGACGGAGCGTGCCTTCGTGCTGCTGCCGCTAGCCGATATCGCACCCGATCTCGAAGTCCGGGGCAAGCCCGTGCGGGAATGGCTGCGGCAGGCGGATAAAACCGGCATCATCAGCGCAAACGAAAAACGGGAGTGGTGGACACTCCCGCTTGGCGATGGTTGAAAAGGTCGCGGGTTTTACGGCTTGATCGAACCGACGGCGATCTGGTCGATGTCGCGCGCGAGTGTGACGCCGATAACCGGGATCATCTGGTCGGCGACCTTGACGGAAATGGTGATGTTCATCGAATTGTCGTTCGAGACGCGGGCGACCATGGCACCGTTGAGCTTGGCGCGATTGATGCCCACAACGACCTTGTCACCGCTGACTTGCCCGGAAATGATGTCCAGTCCCTTGCCTTCGGCGCCGTCGAGGAACTTGCCCTCGTAAGAGCCGCCCTTCTGGCTGATGACCGCGGACATGGGCTGGCTGAACACGCCGACGCGGCAGGTGCCGGCGAGCTTGATGCCCGTCTGCTTATCGTCGAGCGGCTCGCCCGTCAGGTCGCAGGTAAACTTGGTGCCCTTGTACTTGCCGGCGACGATTTCGCCCGGACCTTTCCAGCTTCCGGCAACGGAACGGAAAAACACGTCGTCGCGATCGCGCGATGCGGCATGGACGTCAGACAGGCCAAAGCTGCCGCTGACGGACAATATGGCGGCAAGTCCGCCCACAAGCGAAAAGAAGCGCGAATACATGATACTTTCCCCGGCGAAGAAGCCTGTTCGATAAGCGGCAATCTACCGGCGGAATGGTTAATGCTTGGTTTATTTCGGCTTTATTTACAGCTTCGTCCGTAACCTTTTGAGCCGTACAAGTCCGGCTGATCAGGCTTTTTGACCGGTTTTTCCGCCACCAAGATCGGGCGTGAGGTCAGACATGAAATCACCTATGCCGGGTCGCTTTACCGCCTTGAAGGGTAGCGGGCGGCACAGATCCATCGCCGCAATGCCGATTCGCGCCGTCATCAGCCCGTTGATGACACCTTCACCCAGGCGTGCGGAGAGTTTTGAGGCAAGCCCGTGACCGAGAACCTGTTGGGCAAGCCCATCACCGACGGCGATAGAACCTGTGACCGCGAGATGGGCGACGACGTCACGCAAAAGCCTGAGCATGCCGAGCGTGCCCGGCCGGCCGCCGTAAAGTTCCGCCATGGCGCGCACCAGCCTTGTCACCTCGAAAAGCACATAAGCGAGATCGACCACGGCGCGTGGGCTGACGGCGGTAACGACGGAGACGCGTTTGGAGGAGTTGAGGATCAGCGCGCGGGCCTGCCGGTCGAGCGGCACCAGCAATTCGCGTTCGGCAAGCTCGATCAGATGCGGCCCGTCGATCACGTCGTTTTCGGTGTCCTTGAGTGCGGCGCGCCCCTTGGCCGTTTCGGCGCGGTGGGAGAGAACTGCATTGAGGCGGGTAACGATGGCGCGGGCGGGTTTCGGGCTCTTGTCGAGGCTGGCCGTCTCCGCATCGGCTTTCAGCGATTGGACGGCGTTGAGCCGCATGATGCCGAACACTTCTCGTCCGACCAGAACGAGGACGGCAAAAAGCGCAACAAGGAGCGCAACGCTCGCCGTGTAACCCAGCCAGTCGGAGCGGGAAAAGAGATTGCGGATAAGCTGATCCGCCCAGAGCCCGAAGGCCAGCGAGAACAGCACGCCGAGTGCACCAAGCGCGAGCTTGCCGAAGGAGAAGCGGCTTTTCTTCGGCACGGCCACCGGCAATGCGGCGGCATCCGTCTCTTCAGGTGCTAAAAATGGATCATCCTCATCGGGCGTCAGGGAAATCTCGGTGTCGAAGCTGCGCGGTGCGCGTTTTTGCACGACGGTTGGGCTTGCCGTTTCTTCGGTTTCGAGCGTGAAAGCCGCCGGGCGGCGTGCCTGCGGATCGTTTTGTGTGGGAGCCTTCATGCGAGCTTGTCTCCAAACAGGAACTGCATGGCGCGGTCGAGCCTTATGTGGGGAACGGAAAGCCGGATGCCGCCGCTGCCCGGTTCATCGATATTGGGGGGGCGGAAACGCACGACATTGACGTCCGGCAACGTCGCCTTGTCGCCATCCCTGTCGATGCTGCGGAAAAGCGGCTCCGGGTCTTCGGGCAGGTCGCCGGGAAAGATCGCCGTTTTACGGTTGCCGTCAAATATCTCGCCGTTGATGGTTTCACCCGCCATCGGTGTGCCGACGATGACCGGAAGCTCGTGACCGTCCTGCCTCACGCTTGCTTCCCGCGTAGCGCGCACGGAAGCCAGCGCCATGACCTCGATGCCGGCACCATTCATGCCGATGGTGGTGATGGCGCGGTCCACCAGACGGCGGGTTAGCCGTTCCAGCCGGTCGTGGCTTTCATGATGCAGGTGGTCGGCCTTGGTAGCGGCAATCAAAACCTTGTCGATGCGCCGGCCCAGCAGCGATGACAACAGACTGTTGGTGCCAGGGCGGAAACAGGCAAGAACATCGCCCAGCGCCCGTTCCAGATCCTGCACCGCCTCGGGGCCGCGATTGACCGCCTGAAGAGTGTCGATCAGCACGATCTGCCGGTCGAGGCGGGCGAAATGTTCACGGAAGAAGGGTTTCACCACGATTACCTTGTAGGCGTCGTAGCGCCGCTCCATCATGGCGCGCAGCGACCCCTTTGGTGCCTTGTCGTCTGTCAGGCCCGGCAGGGGCGCAAAGGTCAGCGCCGGTGATCCTTCCAGATCCCCCGGCATCAGCAGACGGCCCGGCGGCAAGGTGGAGAGCGACCGCTCGTCGGATTTGCAGGCCTTCAGATAGGCGGCGAAGCTTTCCGCGAGGCGTCGCGCCGTCATCTCGTCGGCGGGCGCATTGATGTCGAGCGAGGAGGCTATTGCCAACCATTCCTGCGCGAGTTCGGCGCGGATGCCATTTTGCGCCAGCGCGACGGTGCTGTCGCTGAAGCTCTTGTAGTCCTGCGAAAGCAGCGGCAGGTCGAGCAGCCATTCGCCGGGATAATCGACGATATCGATGGAGAGCTTGCCCGCGGAAAACCAACGGCCCCAACCGCTGGCGCTCTGGTAGTCGAGCGTGATCCGCAGTTCAGAGATTGCCCGTGTCGAGTCCGGCCAGAGCCTGTCGCGTACCAGAGCTTGAATATGGTCCTCATACTGAAACCGGGGAATGGCATCGTCCGGTTGCGGCTCCAGACGCACATTCGAGACGCGCCCGGAACGCATGGCCTCAAACAGCGGCAGACGACCGCCATTCAGAAGATTGTGGACGAGCGAGGAGATGAAAACCGTCTTGCCCGCCCGCGAAAGACCAGTGACGCCAAGCCGCAATGTCGGATTTGTAAGGGTGCTCGCACGGTCGGCCAGATTGTCGAATGCAATGAGCGCACTGTCTGTCAGGGACGTAAGAGAAGGCGGCAATGGCAGTTTCCCAGCTATTTTTCACGGTCACAGCTGCAATATAGGAAGGGGCGGTTGCCCAAAAAAGAAGCGCGCCAATGGATTTTCAACGGGTCCGGCTTCGGCAACGCATTGGTCGCACGCTGCTGCTGCTATTTTCCGGGCGAGAGAAAATCGACCAGTCGCCAGCGATTTTTACCATTCCCGGCACTGTCGTCGTGATCGAGAACCGCAAGACCCGATGTCGGAAAACCGGAGGGCAGGGCGGCATGCAGCAGGTCCTCGCCTATCATCGCCTCCAGCGTCGCCTCCATTGTGGGGTTGTGCCCGACCAGCATCACGGACTGTGCGTCCGTTTGCGCGGCGATGAGAGAAAGATAGGTTTCGCTGCGCGCATTGTACATTTCGTCGATATAGACGATGTCGATGCCCTCGTTGAAGGCCCGCTGCCAGGCCTGCGTGGTCTGCCGGCAGCGCGTGGCCGTGGAGGACAAGAGCACGTCCGGGCGGTAGCGCCGGTCGGCGGCAAGGTCGGCGATGATCTCCGCCTCGGCAAAACCGGCCTCGTTCAATCCCCGGTCGAAATCGCGTTCTCCCGGTGCCGCCCAGGCGGCCTTGGCGTGGCGCAAAAGATACACTCGGCTCGGAGAAGATGCTGTCAAG
This region of Agrobacterium tumefaciens genomic DNA includes:
- a CDS encoding Hpt domain-containing protein, with product MAAVSIAFEAPDNFGSAPAAATRPIDFEHLARQTMGDKELEIEVLQLFSRNARAALHEMAGADDKTVKATAHRLKGAAQAVGASTVSTAAAAVEDKGNDSAAVARLAAAIVEAENFILKLCR
- a CDS encoding 2Fe-2S iron-sulfur cluster-binding protein, which gives rise to MTKLTIVAFDGTPHELDVSNGSTVMENAVRNSIPGIDAECGGACACATCHVYVDDAWAERVGGPEPMEEDMLDFAFEVRPTSRLSCQIKMKDELDGLVVHVPERQG
- a CDS encoding DUF922 domain-containing Zn-dependent protease codes for the protein MTISSRALCAVFAGALAFSMPGSAFSETIVSKTYSYFSISGKTAADLDKQLSKHGPLTRNTGARHPGATEIKFGGELTYVEKNGMCSVGSTKVLLNTRILLPQWKNRRRTTAELAFIWDTLLADIKRHEERHAEIARTHARSLERQLTALRPQKDCETLQAMVGKITQTVMDEHDKDQLRFDIVESKNFDARMTRLLKNRIEQGQNRR
- the folP gene encoding dihydropteroate synthase, with product MAIVNATPDSFSDGGRYLAVDAAFSHALTCVEEGADIIDIGGESTRPGAAEVTEGEEQDRVLPVIERLRRETDVLISVDTYRASTARLAIEAGAHIVNDVFGLQKDGNMAGVVAAARAGVCIMHTGRDRQKRADVIEDQFEFLNRSLEMAEAAGIARDAIVLDPGFGFAKDERENVELMARFGELAAFDLPVLAGTSRKRFIGSLTGRDAAHERDIGTAATTVILRLAGAAIFRVHNVAATRDALAIADAVLAKASARPDA
- the folB gene encoding dihydroneopterin aldolase, with product MSRYTIILKNCSFFARHGLLEQEEVLGQRFFVDAEMEVEAGNALETDDIENTVDYGVAFAVIEKIVVGQRRYLIEALANDIAKALRARYPQIVWLRITVRKPSAPVPGILDYAQVSVEHRA
- the folK gene encoding 2-amino-4-hydroxy-6-hydroxymethyldihydropteridine diphosphokinase, which codes for MTVAALGLGGNIGDPAAAMARALRELDAHGDCRVLSVSGLYRTPPWGKTDQADFFNCCALVETSLSAPALLQLCLDIEKGMKRVRTERWGPRTIDIDVLTYGNDVVVTESIEVPHPRMTERAFVLLPLADIAPDLEVRGKPVREWLRQADKTGIISANEKREWWTLPLGDG
- a CDS encoding YcjF family protein gives rise to the protein MKAPTQNDPQARRPAAFTLETEETASPTVVQKRAPRSFDTEISLTPDEDDPFLAPEETDAAALPVAVPKKSRFSFGKLALGALGVLFSLAFGLWADQLIRNLFSRSDWLGYTASVALLVALFAVLVLVGREVFGIMRLNAVQSLKADAETASLDKSPKPARAIVTRLNAVLSHRAETAKGRAALKDTENDVIDGPHLIELAERELLVPLDRQARALILNSSKRVSVVTAVSPRAVVDLAYVLFEVTRLVRAMAELYGGRPGTLGMLRLLRDVVAHLAVTGSIAVGDGLAQQVLGHGLASKLSARLGEGVINGLMTARIGIAAMDLCRPLPFKAVKRPGIGDFMSDLTPDLGGGKTGQKA